The window AAACTGGGTGGTGAAACGTATTCTTTCCGGGGCAATATCGAGTGGCCGCGGGAGGTGGTGGGAAGCAAGGCCAGTGGGGTGCAACTGTTTCTGCTGGCTCAAGGGGTGTCTTGGGAGGCGGCCTTTAAACCCGTGTCGACGCCGGGGATGACCTTGCTTGCCAAAGGCCAGAATGAAGAATGGTCAGCGAAGGATCTGACGCCCGGGAATTATACTGTGTTAGCGAAGTCGTTCGCCACGGTGGGAACCCGCGAGCAACCGCGGGTTACCTATTATCGCGGCACGGTTGAGGTTGTCTTGAAAGAACAAGAGAGTGATACGGTGGTAGATTTTGGCCGTATTGAACTGCAGAAGATAGATCTTAAAAAGTGAGTGCTTGGATAGGGGCGGTGAATGATCTGATCCAGCATCGGAAAGATTTTTCAAAATATTTCACCCCTGTGTCTATGGATGTCACACCCCTCCCATTATGGTAAGGGCATGATTTATGCGACATGGGCGGGTGAGAAAATGAAAACATCACCCAGAACAGAGGGCAGAGGCAGCAAGGCAGGACTTGAGAGTTTGCTTTGTGAAGTGGTCGTGGCAGAGTGGCGGCACGTTATGACTCACCTTGTTGTCCGGCGGCTGGTCTGTTGCGTTCTGCTTCTGTGCGGTTTGGTTTCGGCTGCACGCGCGCAGGAGGTGCGGATGGATGTGGCGGTTTACGGGGCCACGCCCGCGGGCATCGCGGCCTCGATCGCGGCGGCGAAGAACGGGCATTCAGTCATTCTGGTGGAATCTTCAGACCGGATCGGCGGTATGGTGACGAGCGGGCTTTCGTGGACGGATGCGCGCACGCTGGAATCCCTCTCAGGGGCCTATCAGGAGCTTTGCATGCGGGTGGAGCGGTATTACATCTCGCAGCATGGCATCGGTTCTCCGGAGCATGAAGCGTCTTTCCGTGGCTTGCATGGTGAGCCGATGGTGAATCTCAAGGCTTTCTCCCAGATGTTGAATGAGGTGCCGCCGGTGCGTCTGCTGCGGAAGTATCGTCTCGGTGAAGTGGAGGTGGGCGGAACAGCGGAGCGGCCGATGATTCGCACAGCACAGTTCATCGGTGCGAATGGCAATGTAATGATCGTGCGGGCGAAGATGTTCATCGATGCCACGTATGAGGGCGACCTGATGGCGAAAGCGGGGGTGGCTTACACCGTAGGTCGCGAAGGTCCGGATGCGTATGGCGAGAGTCTCGCCGCCGATGTGCCGAAAGGCGGCGATCGTCAGGTGCAGGGATACAACTTCCGTCTGATGATGACGGATCATCCAGATAACCGCGTATTGCCGCAGGCGCCGCAGGGTTACAAGCGTGAGGATTTCGTGGGCGTGCTGGATCTGTTCGCCTCGGGCAAGTTGAAGAAGGTTTTCTCGGGCGATCATGATGGCATCTATCGCACGCACTTGCCGTTGCTGCCGAATCGCAAGGCGGATGTGAATGACACACCTCACGCGCCGGTGCGTCTGAGCATGCCGGATATCAATGCGGGTTATCCCGATGGCGTGCCAGTGGTGCGCAAACGCATCTGGGACCAGCATTATTACTACAACATCGGTCTGCTGTATTTCCTGCAGAACGATTCCGCAGTGCCTAAGAATATCCAAGGGCCAGCACGCGAATGGGGGCTGTGCCGAGATGAGTTCGTGGACAGCGGTTATGTGCCGCCGATGCTTTATGTGCGCGAGGCGCGTCGCATGGTCGGCCAGTATGTTTACACGGAGAACGATACGGCGAAGGCCACGAATGATGTGCGATCCAAGCTCTTCACGGATTCCATCACGATGGGGGATTACTCGCTGAACTGCCATGGAACGGGCCGCACGGGCATGCGCTTTGATGGCAAGCATACGGGTGAATTCTACAAGAGCATCCCGCCGTTTCAGGTGCCTTACGGTGTGATCGTGCCGAAGGATGTGGGCAATCTGCTGGTGCCGGTGGCGGTATCAGCGAGTCATGTAGGTTTCTCATGCCTGCGCATGGAGCCGACGTGGACTTCGCTGGGACAGGCGGCGGGTCATGCAGCGGCTTTGGCGATCCTTCAAGACAAGCCGGTGCAGGACATCTCCGTGCCGTTGCTGCAAGACCAGTTGCACAAGTATAAGCTGGCGACGATCTATCTCACGGATGTGCGGCCGGGGTCGTCTTTGTTCCGCGCAGCGCAATGGTTCGGCACGCGTGGTGCGTTCCATGGTTTGGTGGATCCGTCCGTCACGCAATTGGTGAAGCAGGAAAAGATTTTCGGCCAATATTCCGAAGCAGCTCCGGGGCATGAGGTGAATCCTGCAGCGAAGATCGATGAGACAACGCTCAACCGGTGGATCGCCATCGCGCAAGCAGAGGGCATCGATATCAAGAAGGCGGGCAGCCTGAAGGGCAAAATGCGCGGCGAGGTGCTGGAGAAGCTGTATCTGGTGAAGTATCCGGAACCGAAGAAAAAGAAGTAGGGGGTCGATCCGAGGCCGACGACCGAGAGCGAAGATGATTGAAGGGAAAATGATACGTGTTCGTATTATTTTCGCTTGCGTGGCAAAGGCGGCTTCGTTTTGATACACGCTCATGAGCTCCTCGGAACCCGGATTGAAATTGACCACGACCCAGTGGCTGGTGTGCGTCATTGCTGCCATCGGTTTTGCATTCGATATCTATGAACTCCTGATGCTGCCGCTCATCATCAAGCCCGCGATGGCGGCCTTGAGCGCGCCGATTGTGGAGCAGTTGGTGGCAAACGGCATGGCGCGGCCGGAAGCGATGGCGCTGTGGGTGCCGGGCGGCGAGATGTATGTGAAGTGGGCGCGCACGCTGTTCTTTGTGCCAGCCATCGCGGGTGGCGTATTCGGTCTTCTCGGCGGTTACCTTACCGATGTGTTCGGACGTCGTCGGGTGCTGACGTTCAGCATCTTGCTTTATGCGTTCTCGGCGTTTGCGGCGGGTTTTGCGACGACGCTGGAGCAATTGCTCATCTGCCGGTGTCTCGTCTTCATCGGTGTGTGTGTGGAATTCGTGGCGGCGGTGGCGTGGCTGGCGGAGTTGTTCCCGAATCCCGTCCAGCGCGAGAAGGTGCTGGGTTACACGCAGGCATTTTCTTCTGCGGGCGGTTTGCTGGTGGCAGGAGCTAATATCCTTTCGGCCAAGATCGCGGTGGATCTTCCTGCAATCCATGGTGTGCATGAGGCTTGGCGTTATACTTTGATCTCAGGTGTCATCCCGGCATTGCCGCTCATCCTGATCCGTCCATTCCTGCCGGAATCGCCAGCTTGGGCAGCGAAGAAGGCGCAAGGAACGCTCAAACGTCCGAGCATTGCCGAACTGTTCAGTCCGCAACTGCGCCAGACGACGATTGTTACAACATTGGTTTTCGCTGCCAGCTATGGCATCGCTTTCGGTGCCATCCAGCAGTTGCCGCAGATCCTCGGTGCTCCGGGCAAGGGCCATGTGGAAGTGATGGCGGTGGCCAAGGCTGCCCGTGAAGCGGCGGCAGAAGAGGGCAAGGCGGCGGGCAAGCCTGTGCCGGAACCAAAGCTCAAGCAGGCGGCGGGCAATGCCACGGACAAGATGGTGGCGGGTGTGACACTCTGGCAGGAGATCGGCGGATTGGTGGGGCGGTTCCTCCTCGCGATTCTGGTGCTTAAGATCGCCAGCAAACGCAATCTGTTCCGTGTCTTCCAGATCCCGGCATTGATCTTTGTGCCGCTCCTGTTCTGGTGGGTGGCGGGTAATCTGAATACGGAAGGTTCGTTGATCTATATCAAGATCGGCATCTTTATCGCGGGTCTGTTG of the Verrucomicrobiia bacterium genome contains:
- a CDS encoding FAD-dependent oxidoreductase, which codes for MTHLVVRRLVCCVLLLCGLVSAARAQEVRMDVAVYGATPAGIAASIAAAKNGHSVILVESSDRIGGMVTSGLSWTDARTLESLSGAYQELCMRVERYYISQHGIGSPEHEASFRGLHGEPMVNLKAFSQMLNEVPPVRLLRKYRLGEVEVGGTAERPMIRTAQFIGANGNVMIVRAKMFIDATYEGDLMAKAGVAYTVGREGPDAYGESLAADVPKGGDRQVQGYNFRLMMTDHPDNRVLPQAPQGYKREDFVGVLDLFASGKLKKVFSGDHDGIYRTHLPLLPNRKADVNDTPHAPVRLSMPDINAGYPDGVPVVRKRIWDQHYYYNIGLLYFLQNDSAVPKNIQGPAREWGLCRDEFVDSGYVPPMLYVREARRMVGQYVYTENDTAKATNDVRSKLFTDSITMGDYSLNCHGTGRTGMRFDGKHTGEFYKSIPPFQVPYGVIVPKDVGNLLVPVAVSASHVGFSCLRMEPTWTSLGQAAGHAAALAILQDKPVQDISVPLLQDQLHKYKLATIYLTDVRPGSSLFRAAQWFGTRGAFHGLVDPSVTQLVKQEKIFGQYSEAAPGHEVNPAAKIDETTLNRWIAIAQAEGIDIKKAGSLKGKMRGEVLEKLYLVKYPEPKKKK
- a CDS encoding MFS transporter yields the protein MSSSEPGLKLTTTQWLVCVIAAIGFAFDIYELLMLPLIIKPAMAALSAPIVEQLVANGMARPEAMALWVPGGEMYVKWARTLFFVPAIAGGVFGLLGGYLTDVFGRRRVLTFSILLYAFSAFAAGFATTLEQLLICRCLVFIGVCVEFVAAVAWLAELFPNPVQREKVLGYTQAFSSAGGLLVAGANILSAKIAVDLPAIHGVHEAWRYTLISGVIPALPLILIRPFLPESPAWAAKKAQGTLKRPSIAELFSPQLRQTTIVTTLVFAASYGIAFGAIQQLPQILGAPGKGHVEVMAVAKAAREAAAEEGKAAGKPVPEPKLKQAAGNATDKMVAGVTLWQEIGGLVGRFLLAILVLKIASKRNLFRVFQIPALIFVPLLFWWVAGNLNTEGSLIYIKIGIFIAGLLTVAQFSFWGNYIPLVFPVHLRGTGESFAANIGGRVIGTAAAWFTLSLSAAKPAADAAAAAANAAAPAMSGPTKMAIVGALVAGGYALMGAILTKWLPEPKEEDMKH